The following coding sequences are from one Beggiatoa alba B18LD window:
- a CDS encoding ATP-binding protein has product MALDTFPVVLLNGARQIGKSTLALNNFKNYLTFDDGELRLYAKENPKGFLKNLELPICLDEIQKVPTILEYIKIEVDKNRKNGRYLLTGSSNILDYKESKDTLAGRICELRLYPLSCKEKKDKPHENIIEKLLNKEFKLPKSDYNNDIIENIIDGGYPEILYLKGLQKELWFKSYIATYIERDARALADIRDIDSFIKFVNILATRSGTILNKSSLSNDIGIKDITTDNYLSIMTRIYQATLLKPYFANIGKQFIKSPKVFFNDTGILCSLLKMNTQEKLLSSPYSGQLYETFVFCELQKHLAYLQKSYEIYHYRTNDKKEIDFIIEVENEILAIEVKQSSSIKKEDFKHIIDFQNHRYDKKCLGVVFYNGEMVIELSDNLVAIPFGMFL; this is encoded by the coding sequence ATGGCACTTGATACTTTTCCCGTTGTATTACTGAATGGTGCAAGACAAATAGGAAAGTCAACGCTAGCACTGAATAACTTTAAAAATTATCTTACTTTTGATGATGGTGAGCTAAGACTTTACGCAAAAGAAAATCCAAAAGGATTTTTAAAAAATTTGGAGCTACCAATCTGTCTCGATGAAATACAAAAAGTTCCTACTATTTTGGAATATATAAAAATAGAAGTTGATAAAAACAGAAAAAATGGACGTTATTTACTAACCGGTAGTAGCAATATTCTTGATTATAAAGAAAGTAAAGATACGCTTGCAGGAAGAATTTGTGAGTTAAGGCTTTATCCCTTAAGTTGTAAAGAAAAAAAGGATAAACCGCACGAAAATATTATTGAAAAGCTTTTAAATAAAGAGTTTAAATTACCGAAAAGCGACTATAACAATGATATTATAGAAAATATTATTGATGGTGGTTATCCTGAAATTCTTTATCTTAAAGGCTTACAAAAAGAACTTTGGTTTAAATCTTATATCGCAACGTATATAGAAAGAGATGCGCGAGCTTTAGCAGATATTAGAGATATTGACAGTTTTATAAAGTTTGTAAATATTTTAGCAACGCGAAGCGGGACTATTTTAAATAAATCAAGCCTTAGTAATGATATTGGTATTAAAGATATAACGACAGATAATTATCTTTCAATCATGACTAGAATTTATCAAGCGACGCTTTTAAAGCCTTATTTTGCAAATATAGGTAAACAGTTTATTAAATCACCTAAAGTTTTTTTTAATGACACAGGCATTCTTTGTAGTTTGTTAAAAATGAATACTCAAGAAAAACTGTTAAGCTCTCCTTATAGCGGACAACTATATGAAACATTTGTATTTTGTGAGCTACAAAAACACCTAGCTTATTTGCAAAAAAGTTACGAAATTTATCATTATAGAACGAATGATAAAAAAGAGATTGATTTTATAATAGAAGTTGAAAATGAGATTTTAGCGATTGAAGTAAAACAAAGTAGTAGTATAAAAAAAGAGGATTTTAAACATATTATCGATTTTCAAAATCATAGATATGATAAAAAATGTTTAGGCGTTGTGTTTTACAATGGGGAAATGGTGATTGAACTGAGTGATAATTTAGTTGCTATTCCTTTCGGGATGTTTTTGTAA
- a CDS encoding circularly permuted type 2 ATP-grasp protein, which translates to MQNANSNSLTPTAVQDAVVADILQTYQTLPNSYDEMYAGTKQIRPHWQYLMRALHSMGHEELERRWQEGRRLLRDNGVTYNVYGDPQGLDRPWQLDPIPHVISSEEWGHIERGLIQRAELMSLLLADLYGARDTIRKGLLPIELIVAHPGFLRAMVGVALPKRHRLPLYAVDLARSATGEFWAIADRTQAPSGAGYALENRLVISRILPSLFRDSHVHRLALFFRTLRQTLASMSPHEDPRIVVLTPGPANETYFEHAYLAKYLGYTLVQGADLTVRDGKIALKTLDGLQPVDVILRRVDDGACDPLELRPDSYLGVAGLTQSLRMGSVGLANPLGSSILENAGLYAFLPSLAKYFLGEELIIPSPQTWWCGDKTACKYVLENIDKLVIKRIANMPGHVSVRGRLLSSKQRDLLRAQILAQPNWYVGGEEIIRSTTPVLVNGRLEPRQLVLRSFLVTNENNYVVMPGGLTRVAASADSPVVSAQSGGLSKDTWVIASEPEKDLSLIPETKKKLVIFEGHGQGELPSRVAENMFWLGRYAERAEGVIRLLRTVLLYLADPYDFVSTKDHPALPSLLRAVTYLTETLPGFVGEGAQQRLENPREELLSVFLDRQRVGSLTSTLQFLLNAARSTRDRLSPDMWRVFSAIEDELNRLQQQAPKEINEALQVLDNLILWLSALEGLSVESMTHSQGWRFLIIGRRLERCYNTGQLLRATLCTVNEDEAVLLENLLIVTDSLLTYRRRYRSYLQVNATLELLLQNELNPRSIGYQLEQLSSYINVLRHGDDTPYRAAEERIILESLTQVRLADVDALATFTDNFRKDLDQLLVRLWHLIPALSDAITNSYFSHAEQPRQLVQLEAEHEDNEL; encoded by the coding sequence ATGCAAAACGCTAATTCTAACTCGCTGACGCCTACCGCCGTACAAGATGCTGTGGTCGCGGATATTCTCCAAACTTATCAAACATTACCAAATAGTTATGATGAGATGTATGCGGGAACGAAGCAAATTCGCCCGCATTGGCAATATTTGATGCGTGCTCTTCATTCAATGGGACATGAGGAGTTAGAACGCCGTTGGCAGGAAGGTCGACGTTTATTACGTGATAATGGCGTGACTTATAATGTGTATGGCGACCCGCAAGGTTTAGACCGCCCATGGCAATTAGACCCTATTCCGCATGTGATTTCTAGCGAGGAGTGGGGACATATCGAGCGGGGTTTAATTCAGCGGGCTGAATTAATGAGTTTGTTATTAGCCGATTTGTATGGTGCGCGTGATACGATTCGTAAAGGCTTGCTCCCGATTGAATTGATTGTTGCCCATCCCGGATTTTTGCGGGCAATGGTTGGAGTTGCTTTACCTAAACGGCATCGTTTGCCCTTATATGCAGTTGATTTAGCCCGTTCTGCAACGGGGGAATTTTGGGCAATTGCAGATAGAACACAAGCTCCTTCTGGGGCTGGTTATGCCTTAGAAAATCGGTTAGTCATTTCGCGGATTTTGCCAAGTTTGTTCCGTGATTCCCATGTGCATCGCCTCGCGCTGTTTTTCCGCACCTTACGCCAAACATTAGCGAGTATGTCACCACACGAAGACCCGCGTATTGTAGTATTAACGCCCGGCCCTGCGAACGAAACTTATTTTGAACATGCATATTTAGCGAAATATTTAGGCTATACCCTCGTGCAAGGGGCAGATTTGACCGTGCGCGATGGGAAAATTGCGTTAAAAACCTTAGACGGTTTACAGCCTGTTGATGTGATTTTACGCCGTGTTGATGATGGGGCTTGTGACCCTTTAGAGTTGCGTCCTGATTCTTATTTAGGAGTTGCAGGGTTAACGCAATCCTTACGGATGGGTAGCGTTGGTTTAGCGAATCCTTTAGGCAGTAGTATTTTAGAAAATGCTGGACTGTATGCGTTTTTACCGAGTTTAGCGAAATACTTTTTAGGCGAAGAGTTAATTATCCCTTCACCACAAACATGGTGGTGTGGAGATAAAACTGCCTGTAAGTATGTGCTAGAAAATATTGATAAATTAGTGATTAAACGCATTGCCAATATGCCTGGACATGTGTCCGTGCGCGGGCGGTTATTAAGCAGTAAACAGCGAGATTTATTGCGTGCTCAGATTTTGGCACAACCCAATTGGTACGTTGGTGGGGAAGAGATTATCCGCTCGACAACCCCTGTACTTGTGAATGGACGGCTAGAACCGCGTCAATTAGTTCTGCGTAGTTTCCTCGTCACCAATGAAAATAATTATGTGGTGATGCCTGGTGGATTAACCCGCGTCGCAGCAAGTGCTGACAGTCCTGTGGTATCCGCACAAAGTGGCGGTTTAAGCAAAGATACATGGGTCATTGCTTCCGAACCTGAAAAAGATTTATCGTTAATTCCTGAAACGAAGAAAAAATTAGTTATTTTTGAAGGGCATGGACAAGGGGAATTACCGAGTCGTGTTGCGGAAAATATGTTCTGGTTGGGACGCTATGCGGAACGGGCTGAAGGTGTTATCCGTTTACTACGCACAGTTTTATTATATTTAGCCGACCCGTATGATTTTGTCAGTACGAAAGACCATCCTGCGCTACCAAGTTTATTGCGTGCAGTCACTTATTTAACGGAAACCTTACCCGGTTTTGTCGGAGAAGGGGCACAACAACGCTTAGAAAATCCCCGAGAAGAATTATTATCAGTCTTTTTAGACCGTCAACGAGTAGGCAGTTTAACCTCCACATTGCAGTTTTTACTCAATGCGGCACGTTCTACCCGTGATAGATTATCGCCTGATATGTGGCGGGTATTCAGTGCGATTGAGGATGAATTAAACCGTTTACAACAGCAAGCCCCGAAAGAAATTAACGAAGCCTTACAGGTTTTAGATAATTTAATCCTCTGGTTATCTGCGTTAGAAGGTTTGAGCGTGGAGAGTATGACGCACAGTCAAGGTTGGCGGTTTTTAATCATTGGGCGACGTTTAGAACGCTGTTATAACACGGGGCAGTTATTACGTGCGACCTTATGCACAGTCAATGAAGATGAGGCGGTACTGCTAGAGAATTTATTAATTGTGACCGATAGCTTGCTAACTTATCGGCGACGTTATCGCTCTTATTTACAAGTTAATGCAACGCTTGAATTATTGTTACAAAATGAACTAAATCCGCGCTCTATCGGCTATCAACTAGAACAATTATCAAGTTATATCAATGTATTACGGCATGGCGATGATACCCCTTATCGGGCGGCGGAAGAACGGATTATTTTAGAATCCTTAACACAAGTTCGTTTAGCCGATGTCGATGCACTTGCAACCTTTACCGATAACTTCCGTAAAGATTTAGACCAATTATTAGTCCGTTTATGGCATTTAATCCCTGCTTTATCTGATGCAATTACAAATAGTTATTTCAGCCATGCCGAACAACCGCGCCAATTAGTACAATTAGAAGCGGAACATGAAGATAATGAATTGTAG